A window of Macrotis lagotis isolate mMagLag1 chromosome 1, bilby.v1.9.chrom.fasta, whole genome shotgun sequence genomic DNA:
CCGCGCCGCCGCGCCTCCCTATAGGTGGAGAAACAGCTCGCTCCTCCCCCAGGGATGGCGAGGGGCTGCGGCGCAGGCGCAGCTGCCCCACGGTGGGCGGGTTCCCCCGGAGAGGCCGCGCGCCCCCGGAGTTTGGCGCAGGCGCACCGGCAGACGCTTCCCGGGGAGGCCGAGCTCGAGCGCCCCCGGAGGGGGCGGGGCTCCTGGCCGATTCACGTGGTCCCGCGGCGGAGCGCGGGGCTCCTTCGGGGCGGGCGGCCGCCATCTTTGTGAGGGGCGCCCCGCCCCAGGCGCACGCGCACTGCGGGCGGCCGTGTGGCGGAGAGGCTGCGGGGCGGCGGCCGGCCGCCgggctcccctcccccaccccgcgGGCGCGGGTTGCTAGGCGACCATCCGGGGCTTCAGCTAGCTGCCTGCCctcgtgccccccccccccgcctggCCCTGCGCAGGCGCCGCTCCGAGGGGGTTGGGGGGCTGCTCCCCGCACCCGCCTCTGTCCACAGAGTCCACCCGACAAAAGCTGGTAGAAAATCCTTTATGTACAAACATCCTCAGAGCTTTGCACacgcggggcggggcgcggggcccCCCAGGCTGGTCCGCGCTGCTCAGTCTTCCCTGGGGCCCCCCCGCACTGCCAGCTCTTCTTTCAAAGCACCATCAACTCCACATCCTGGGGGGCAGAGGCTGGGGGACCCTTGCCAGGGCCCCAGCGGAGGAGTCAGCTGCTGTTTGGCACATGGGGGCACCCAGCGTCCCCCCCACCCCGAGCTGAGCTCAGCTCACCTGGGCTCCTGGGGTCTCCGGGGTCCCCGGGGTCCCCGGGGGCCTCTTGCTTTGCCTCCTCCAGACAACCACCAGGACCGTTAGCAGCAGCAGGACGGGGAGCACCCCCCAGGGCCACAGGGGCCAGCCCGAGGGCTGGGGTGGCCTCGGGGTCTTGCCCAGTGCCCCAAGACTGCCCGGGGAGGGGAACGTGGGGACGGCGGGGGGCTCTgcggggagggagaggggggcgTCAGCGGGTGCTGGCCCCAGCCCGGAGCCCTGCCCGCCCTGCCCGCCCTGCCCGGGCCGGGGGCTCCAGGCTCCCTCTCCAAGGAGGAGACCCTCACCCGGCTGGCAGCGATACCGTTGGCAGGGCCGGAAGCTCTGGCGAGTGATGAGGGTCTGCAGGGCCGCCAGGTGGCTGGAGACGTCCAGGAGGAGGTGGGAGATGTTGGCTTTGCGGAAACGGAGACAGCTGGGAAAGGACTGGGCGGCCGAGGAGGGGGGTCAGGGTCCGTGCCGGTCACGCCTCGCCAGAGCCCATGACCCAGGGAAGAACCGGCCCGATGGAGGCCTCCTGGTCCCGTCTCCCAGCAGAGCCACCCTGAGACCCCGTGTCCCTGCATTATGCCTGTGGGGGTCCCATGAGCCCCGAGGAGGCAGGAGGCTCCTGGTATGGACAGAACAAGGGACTGACCTGGTCGATGCATCGACTCACAAAGTTGACCTCAGCGTACACGGCCTCCAGAGGGTCCTGCAGCTTGTTCCCGGCCACCAGCTTCAGGTGGTCTAGGGTCTTCTTGGCCAGGGCCAGGTGCCACATAGCCCAGCACCGCTCATCCTAAGGAGAGACGCCGAGGCCTCAGGACCCTCATGGGTGGCGGTTTGGGAAggtctctccccctccccactgtTCTCCCTTGCGACTCACCAGCTGAAGATTTTCCGGGATCTCCACTGGGTAATCCCCAAGCATGTAGTCAGACTGTGGGGAGAGCCGCTGGTTAGGGCCCCGCCCTGGGCGCCTCTGAAGTTAGGGGAGACCGAGGAagacaggaagagaaagagacCGAAACCGAGAGAAGCAGAGCTTGAGACTCTCCGCCACAGAGCTGTGGCCTCAGACACCGGTGATTCAGAGCCGGGGAGACTCAGATGTACAGATGGGGACGAGTGAGAAATAAAGTCAGGTCGGAAACAGACAGGTAGAAGGGGCAGCAGGAGCAGGGCCCAGGACGCTAATTCTCACCAGGTCGCTGATGGCCCCGAGGAAGGTGGAGCTGATGGGGCTGTCTGGGAAGGTGCAGTGATCGGCGCGGGCAGCTGCGTCCAGGGGAAGCAggagcagcaggagcagcagcctGCCGGCCTGGGGTGTTGGGGAGACAGAGCTGGGCAAAggccccccgcccctccccccgccctgCTTGGTTTGTCTGCAACCTGCTTCTGCCCCCCCTTCTCCCACTCTGCGTTGGTCTCCCCACCCCACTCTTCTCAGCCTGACTCCCTCCTCTCTCATCCGTCTTTCTGGCTCTCCTCTGTTTCCCTTTTGCCTCCTGGCTCCCATCACCGCCCCATTTCCATCTCGTAACTGGCTTTCTCCATTTCCCCCTCTGACATCCCTGCCTGCCCTGGCTGCCCATCcctgcctctgtctctcccttcatCAGTCCTGATGATGCCACTCTCATCCCTGACTCCATGTCTTTCTCCCTTATAGTGGGAATACGCACAGTGAGGGGCCAGGCTGGGGCTGGGACGGTCATCTTGTGTTGGGGCCCCTCATGCCGCTGCCGGGCCCTGGGGGGGACAGAGCCGGCTCAGCCAGGGACCCAGGCGTCCGGGTGCCCTCCCCCAGCCCCTTCATGTGGCTAAGTTTCCTCCCCCACCCTGCTTCCTGGCCCCGCCTCAGTACTGAGAAGCATGCCCAACCTTCCAGGAAGGCATCCTAGATCTCGGTTTCCTTGGCAAcacagacacccccccccccccgttcctCAAGCCCCTTGGAGACCCAGACATCACCTCCCCCATCCTGCCTCCTCAGGTAACCCAGCATCCCCCCAGCCCCAATGGAGACTAGGACAAGCCTTCCCTGGTTTAGCCCATCAAGAACCCTGACACTTCCCTCTCAGACCCCTGGCGGACCCAGatatcccctcccccagcccctctGGGCCCCAGGCATGCTGTCCCAGCCCCGCACCAGGGTCCCTGTCCAGGCCGGGAAGGCCCAGGGCAGGTCTGGGCCCAGATATCAGAGATCGAAAGTGAAAGATAATTTGGGGGAAAGTTGGGAATCCATGGGGGAGGAGCCCTCTGGTGGCTTTGAACTGAGCTGCAGGAGGCAGGGGACGCCTGGGTCCTTCCTGGGGCCTGATCCGTGGGTAGGGGGGTTGGGGTTCTAGCCCCGGCCTGTGGCCTCTGCAGCCCCTGCTGGAAGCTGGATTCAAGGCTCTGTGCCTTCTGAGAGGAGAGGGGGTTGGGCTGGCCAATCTCTTAGCAGCCTTGAAGCTCAGAGGCATTGAGTCCAGAGGGGTAGTGCCCAGAAGGGCAATGCCCCAAAGCCAGACAGCTTGTAGGAGAGGAAAACCCCCAGGGAAGCGGAGATATCAGCATGGAAAGATAGTCACTAAAAAAGCTGGTAGGGGGGGAAGAGATGCAGGGACAGAGAAAGGAGACGGGAACCACTGAGGTACAGGAGAGGTGCTCCAGGCTGACCAGGCACTGTCCCTGTTAAGACTGAATCCCTCCCTAGCCCTGGGCAGATGAAGCAACTGCTGCAGTCAGCCGCCTCAAACCCTTCCCGTGAAGCTggtacattgttggtgaagctgtcaCACTttgtaaaagcaaataaaatggcTAAAACGTTCAAACCCTTTGCCTGAGGCGTGTATTAATGGCCCTCTAGTCCATGGAGCTCATGGACAATTGTCAACATATTGGTGGCAGCCCTGTTTATATTGGCCAAGATTGGGAACAGTGACACCCATGGGTGGCGTGTGAATGTAGTGGAAGCTCACTGCAATGTAAGAATGGCCTGGGGATCCTGGGAGGATCTCCTGGACCGAGGCCGGGTGAAGTCAGCAGAGCTGAAGAAATACAGCCACTCGGATGACAGGGATAGAAAtgcccccaacacacacacaaaactctGCCCACCCTATACAGTGATGCTttgtattttcagaatttttcactTGATcagttattttcccctttttcaaaaTAACACTTGTCAGGGTTACCCTCTGGAAAAGCGATAGTGGAGTTAATGTTGgcaatttactttaaaaatcaaaaaattgaaaatcccAGGCCCCTCCCAGTCTGGTCCAGCTTGCCCTTCCAGTCATAtcatcccttcctccctttcataAACTCTGTCTCAGCACTTCTCCATATCCCATATCTCCCACCTCCATGGCTTTGCCTGGGCTGTTCCCCCCACCATACTAGGAGTATACGTCCTCTACAAACTAGAGAatcttgttgggggggggggctcagctCAAAGACCACCTTCTTCCAGTTCTCTTGTTCGTCTCTCATTGATGCATCACGGTGCTTCCCTCTCAGTGGGTCACCCATCACTCCCTTCTGTTGCTCCCAGAAAGGCAGGGACAACTTTGTTCTCATTGGCGTCCCCAGGCCCAGATCTTAACAAAACGGGTGAATGAGACACAGAAAGGCTGATGATGGGATGTGGGACAGAGGGGTTAAGAGCCCCAAGGACTATGCTGTCCACGCTGAGCCTCCTAGCCCACCTCCCAGTACTACCCTATCTGCTTAGGTCCAGTTGAGGAAGGGCCCTGAGATGCCGGAGGTGTCCAGGGCAGACCAAGGGGCCTCAGGTTCAGGCCCCACAGAGTTAGAGGGATCAAGATGCTCGGCTGCCAAGAAGGGGTTGCAGGGGGTGCTCAGCTCCTGAGGGTACACTGGAGAGGAGGAGGATGGGTCCAAGAAGAACTGAAAGTGTGACCAGGGAAGGAAGCCCCCCACCAACCCCGAGCTTCCCTGCCCCCTCCTCAGAAGAACACTGGATTAGGTCAGAttgtttattgggggggggggcgaacCACAATGAGGGGACAGATGTGGACTTGGGGGTCTTTTGGCACCGGGGGCTCAGATGTCTCCCAAAGACAGCCAGAGAGCCTTGGTACAGGCTGCCCGAAGGCCCAGCTCAGCTCCAGTTCCTTCTGTCTCTGGATCCCACGAACGGCTCTGACCCTTGTTCACCCAGATCGCCTTGAGGTTCCCAGCTGAGGCCCATTCCACAAAGCGGGAGCCCTGGGGAAAGAGAGAAGCTGAAGTCACCGAGGGGCAGCTTGGCCCTGGCCAGCCATCACCTCCACAAGAGGCCTCCCGCAAAGGGGTGCCAGGGACCCAGGCAGGAAGGGGGTGTACCTGGGCAGAGCCAAAATACCACAAGGCAGGGATGTTCTGGTGAAGGGCCAGACAGCGGGTGAGGTGGTCTCGGTCCCCTGTTACCACGCTCACCAGCCCGGATGGGAGCAGGCAAGCTATGTCCTGGCAAGAAGAAATGGGCACTGAGGAGGGGGCACAGCTCAAAGGCCCTCTGGGGACAGGCAGCAGAGAAAGGTGGGGCCCAGTACCTGGCAGAACTGGAGGGCTGGCAGTGGACAGGTCCCACTGGGCACCACGATGACAGCATTGCCGTGGGCCAAGGCTGGGGCGAGGAGAGACACAAAGGCAAGCAGGGGTCGCTCCTCCGGGCAGACTATGCCCAGTACTCCCCAGGCCTCACGAAGGCGTAGAAACGGTCCTTGGTGCCCCATGCTCTGCAGGGAGAAGGTCTGGGGGTCAGGGGCTGATGGAAGGGACAGGGGGCCCCGAGGGGCGGGGGCAGGAGGGATGAGGAGACTCACGTGCAGGCTGGCTCCTTGGGCGTGGATCTGCGCTCCCCAGGCCCGGAGCTGGGCCACACTCAGCCCCACTTCAGCCTGGGCGTCCTTCCGATCGACACCCATCACCTCAATCAGTTGTTGGGCGAGGGGCTCGCTCCTCTGGGACAGTGCATCAGCCAGTGCCCACAGGGCCGAAGCCCGGCATCCTGGCACCCGACTGGACCAGCTGAACAAAGACAGAGGCAGGTAATGGAGGTGTGGGGGTTGGTGCCACCCTCCCCACAGCCTCCCACCAGGCCACTCACAGGGGCAGTGCCTGGTGAGCTGCTTCCACGGCTGCTTGGATGTCCTTAGCACTACCATCAGCCACGTAGGTGTAGATTTGGCCGTTGGAGCCCAGGATGGGCCTGGAGCAGAGGCCAGAAGGATTCTGGAAGCGGCCAGCCAGAAAGAGGCCATCCGGCATGGACTTGCGGAAGGGAGGGGTGGGGGCAAGACCTGTTCCAGCTCCATCTTCCTTGGAATCGCCCTCTGAGGCATGAGCAGGAGGGACTGTCCTTGGTGCAGCGCCGGGGCCGGACAGCATGATTGGGGCTGCTGACAGGCCGAACTTGTCATAGTCCACGAACTCTGAGGGCTCCCCTGGCAGGGGTGGGAGGCCTGCAGGGCGCAGGTACTCATAGAGACCCTGCCAGAGCCAGAGGGAGACTGGTTAGGGGAGTGGGCAACCCCTAGGGGAGAAGAGGGCAACTGAGAGAAAGAGGGTGCAAGGATCACTCACATCAGGACCC
This region includes:
- the FLT3LG gene encoding fms-related tyrosine kinase 3 ligand isoform X2; translated protein: MTVPAPAWPLTAGRLLLLLLLLPLDAAARADHCTFPDSPISSTFLGAISDLSDYMLGDYPVEIPENLQLDERCWAMWHLALAKKTLDHLKLVAGNKLQDPLEAVYAEVNFVSRCIDQSFPSCLRFRKANISHLLLDVSSHLAALQTLITRQSFRPCQRYRCQPEPPAVPTFPSPGSLGALGKTPRPPQPSGWPLWPWGVLPVLLLLTVLVVVWRRQSKRPPGTPGTPETPGAQDVELMVL
- the FLT3LG gene encoding fms-related tyrosine kinase 3 ligand isoform X1, with protein sequence MTVPAPAWPLTAGRLLLLLLLLPLDAAARADHCTFPDSPISSTFLGAISDLSDYMLGDYPVEIPENLQLDERCWAMWHLALAKKTLDHLKLVAGNKLQDPLEAVYAEVNFVSRCIDQSFPSCLRFRKANISHLLLDVSSHLAALQTLITRQSFRPCQRYRCQPEPPAVPTFPSPGSLGALGKTPRPPQPSGWPLWPWGVLPVLLLLTVLVVVWRRQSKRPPGTPGTPETPGAQGPPASAPQDVELMVL